A region of Candidatus Campbellbacteria bacterium DNA encodes the following proteins:
- a CDS encoding MBL fold metallo-hydrolase, with product MKTSQYILCSQIFAIASLLAIAYFVYYISENDRQVEQQELKLSFLDVGQGDSIFIETPTGFQILVDGGNSGTVLTEIKDVLELNDREIDMLIATHPDADHIGGLVDVLKRFSVRYFVHNGVESGTATYRALTEEMEDEGAEIIVIDSPQVFAFSDGVTLEFISPQKNLLRGDRNDTSIVARLLYGETTALLTGDISTKIERSIANNFGKKIESDILKVSHHGSRHSSDALFLSIVNPDFSIISAEENSRYGHPHKDVVDRINQNTDSILLHTKDKKTHFVSDGFAWYNKE from the coding sequence ATGAAAACAAGTCAATACATACTCTGCTCGCAAATCTTCGCAATCGCGTCTCTTCTCGCCATCGCCTACTTTGTCTACTATATCTCAGAAAATGACAGACAGGTGGAGCAACAGGAGTTGAAACTTTCATTTTTAGATGTTGGTCAGGGGGATTCTATTTTTATTGAAACACCAACTGGTTTTCAGATACTCGTTGATGGGGGTAACTCGGGAACTGTTCTCACAGAAATTAAAGATGTTCTTGAATTGAACGACAGAGAAATTGATATGTTAATCGCCACACACCCTGACGCAGATCACATAGGGGGACTGGTTGATGTGTTGAAAAGATTTTCAGTTAGATATTTTGTACACAACGGAGTGGAAAGCGGCACCGCAACATACAGGGCTCTTACAGAAGAGATGGAAGACGAGGGGGCGGAAATCATAGTTATTGACTCTCCACAGGTTTTCGCTTTTTCAGATGGAGTAACTCTTGAATTTATTTCTCCACAAAAAAATCTTTTGAGGGGAGATAGAAACGACACATCAATTGTTGCACGACTTCTTTATGGAGAAACAACTGCTCTTTTAACTGGGGACATATCTACAAAGATAGAAAGGTCCATAGCAAATAATTTTGGTAAAAAAATTGAAAGCGACATTTTGAAGGTAAGCCACCACGGGTCAAGGCATTCAAGTGATGCGTTATTTTTAAGTATAGTAAATCCTGATTTTTCCATAATATCTGCTGAAGAAAACAGCCGTTATGGACACCCGCACAAAGATGTCGTAGACAGGATAAACCAAAACACCGACTCTATTTTATTGCACACAAAGGATAAAAAGACCCATTTTGTTTCAGATGGGTTTGCGTGGTATAATAAAGAGTAA
- a CDS encoding superoxide dismutase, giving the protein MSYTKKSFSIPEITGLSKEQIDAHLKLYEGYVKHSNLIIEKIDELSKNKEENAYMIAELRRRFGFEFNGMRNHEYYFGHLEGGAQPMPTSQLKEEIDKTFGSFDNFKSVFKNIALSTRGNGWLILAKDRIKKNLVLLWVSDHEIGQCTDMLPVFVFDVWEHAYMVDYVPAQKGEYVEAYLNAVNWEKLSEEFANTL; this is encoded by the coding sequence ATGTCTTACACAAAAAAATCTTTTTCTATACCAGAAATTACAGGTCTATCAAAAGAGCAGATAGACGCTCATCTCAAGCTTTATGAGGGTTATGTAAAACACTCTAACCTAATAATTGAGAAAATAGACGAATTGTCAAAAAACAAAGAAGAAAACGCGTATATGATTGCCGAGCTGAGAAGGCGGTTTGGTTTTGAGTTCAACGGTATGAGAAACCACGAGTATTATTTTGGACACCTTGAGGGTGGTGCACAACCAATGCCGACCTCTCAATTAAAAGAAGAGATAGACAAAACATTTGGGTCATTTGATAATTTTAAAAGTGTGTTTAAGAATATCGCCCTTTCAACAAGAGGAAACGGCTGGCTTATCTTAGCAAAAGACAGAATAAAAAAGAATCTGGTGTTGTTGTGGGTTAGCGATCACGAGATAGGACAATGCACGGACATGCTACCCGTTTTTGTGTTTGATGTGTGGGAGCATGCTTATATGGTTGATTATGTTCCCGCCCAAAAAGGAGAATATGTTGAAGCATACCTCAACGCTGTGAATTGGGAAAAATTGAGCGAAGAGTTTGCCAACACTTTATAG
- a CDS encoding site-2 protease family protein — translation MALEVILTIGIVFMSVVVHEISHGYAAHFLGDPTAKYQGRLTLNPIPHIDILGTILVPLFLILSQAGILFGWAKPVPYNPYNLRGGAKAEAFVAAAGSLSNFALAIIFGILAQVVASVDPSQTELVFTFTTIVFVNVLLGLFNLLPIPPLDGSKVLLAILPMKIESAYKKYIINPFERMGFLAFFLVVFIFIFLLAQPFFLFVNFVTSLLVGG, via the coding sequence ATGGCTTTGGAAGTTATATTAACAATAGGAATAGTCTTTATGTCGGTTGTCGTCCATGAAATATCTCATGGATATGCGGCTCATTTTCTCGGAGATCCAACGGCAAAGTATCAAGGTCGGCTCACGCTGAATCCGATTCCACACATTGATATCTTGGGAACCATATTGGTCCCACTGTTTTTGATTCTTTCACAGGCAGGCATTCTTTTTGGTTGGGCGAAGCCAGTCCCATACAATCCCTACAACCTCCGCGGTGGCGCAAAAGCAGAAGCGTTTGTTGCGGCAGCCGGCTCACTTTCCAATTTTGCCCTCGCGATAATATTTGGAATTTTGGCACAGGTCGTTGCCTCCGTTGATCCATCCCAGACAGAGTTAGTTTTCACATTTACAACCATTGTTTTTGTTAATGTTTTGTTGGGTCTGTTCAATTTATTGCCGATACCCCCACTTGACGGCTCTAAAGTCCTTCTCGCCATACTTCCTATGAAAATTGAGTCTGCGTATAAAAAATACATAATCAATCCTTTTGAAAGAATGGGCTTTTTGGCGTTCTTTCTCGTGGTGTTCATATTCATATTTCTCCTCGCACAGCCGTTTTTCTTATTTGTGAATTTTGTGACGAGTTTGCTTGTGGGCGGGTAG
- the rpsL gene encoding 30S ribosomal protein S12: protein MPTIGQLIKGCRKARTKKAKTLALSRGAFSPIKKRITNYESPFKRGVCTRVYTMNPRKPNSATRKIARVRLTNGMEITAYIPGEGHNLQEHSVVLVRGGRVKDISVRYVIVRGVFDATSVEKRKNGRSSYGTKKEKKE from the coding sequence ATGCCTACAATAGGACAATTAATAAAAGGTTGCCGAAAGGCAAGAACAAAAAAGGCAAAGACACTCGCACTTTCGCGTGGTGCTTTCAGTCCGATTAAAAAACGGATAACAAACTATGAATCACCATTCAAGCGCGGTGTGTGTACTCGTGTCTACACGATGAACCCCAGAAAGCCAAACTCTGCGACAAGAAAAATAGCAAGAGTGAGATTAACAAACGGAATGGAAATCACAGCATACATACCCGGTGAAGGACACAACTTACAGGAACACTCTGTTGTCCTTGTTCGCGGTGGTCGGGTAAAAGACATTTCTGTTCGTTATGTTATCGTTCGCGGAGTTTTTGATGCGACAAGCGTTGAGAAAAGAAAAAATGGAAGGAGTTCGTATGGAACAAAGAAAGAGAAGAAAGAATAA
- the rpsG gene encoding 30S ribosomal protein S7, translating into MRKPIKQKNQLEPDHRYNSLKVSQLINYVMRCGHKERAQNIVYKALDITKEKTKSKEALAVFEEAVNNVGPNMEVRSRRVGGANYQVPREVSQKRRQALALRWIVASARNKKGAPMYQKLAEEIIAASNKEGEAFTKRENTHKMAEANKAFAHFAW; encoded by the coding sequence ATGAGAAAGCCCATAAAACAAAAAAATCAACTTGAGCCAGATCACAGATACAACTCCCTAAAAGTGAGTCAGCTTATAAACTATGTTATGAGATGCGGTCATAAAGAGCGTGCACAAAATATTGTCTACAAAGCGCTTGATATAACAAAAGAAAAAACAAAGTCAAAAGAAGCTCTCGCGGTGTTTGAAGAGGCGGTTAATAATGTTGGTCCAAATATGGAGGTTCGTTCAAGGCGTGTTGGTGGAGCAAATTATCAAGTTCCAAGGGAGGTTTCTCAAAAAAGACGACAAGCCCTCGCGCTCAGGTGGATTGTCGCTTCTGCGCGTAACAAAAAGGGTGCACCTATGTATCAGAAACTTGCAGAAGAGATAATCGCGGCAAGTAACAAGGAAGGCGAGGCATTTACAAAAAGAGAAAATACCCACAAGATGGCAGAGGCAAACAAGGCATTTGCGCATTTTGCATGGTAA
- the fusA gene encoding elongation factor G, with the protein MERDYPLDKVRNIGIIAHIDAGKTTTTERVLFYTGVSHKIGEVHEGEAVMDWMEQERERGITITSAATTCFWVPTYAGTDTSKKHRFNIIDTPGHVDFTAEVERSLKVLDGGVVVFDGVAGVESQSETVWRQADKYKVPRICFINKLDRTGASFERSFKTILERLTTNAIMMQIPIGEEDELKGIIDFLEMKAYYFDGERGEKVRKEEVPSEYKEQAEKKRAELIEAIAESDDKLAEEYLEGKEITVDVAKKALRKAVIENKIVPVFAGSSLKNKGVQLVLDAVIDYLPSPLDIPPVKGVNPKDESEVTRKASDDEPFSALVFKLQADPFVGQLAFFRVYSGVLDAGSFVYNSSADKKERIGRIVRLHANSREEVKRVYSGEIAAAIGLKDSKTSHTLCDEQNQIRLETITFPEPVVNLRIEPKTKGDQEKMGMALKKLSDEDPTFRVSSDSETLDTIIAGMGELHLEVLVERMRREFSVEATTGAPQVAYRETIVGNADEEYKYIRQSGGRGQYGHVKIKIKPLDKEAQKNEDGKKAKNIHREDGFEFINSIKGGIIPQEYIPAVRKGIKEAMDRGVLAGYSMRDVSVELYDGSFHEVDSSEIAFKIAASHAFQEGAKKAKPVLLEPIMKLEVTTPEKFMGDITGHLNSRRGQMLGMEDVSNLKIIRALVPLAELFGYTTTLRSMTEGRATPTMEFSSYEIVPNNVAEGIVSQRKPSA; encoded by the coding sequence ATGGAAAGAGATTATCCGCTTGATAAAGTAAGAAATATAGGAATAATAGCCCACATAGATGCGGGCAAAACGACCACAACAGAGAGGGTTCTTTTTTATACTGGCGTATCGCACAAAATAGGAGAAGTTCACGAGGGTGAGGCGGTGATGGACTGGATGGAACAGGAGAGAGAAAGAGGGATAACAATAACATCTGCTGCGACTACTTGTTTTTGGGTTCCGACATATGCAGGAACTGACACATCAAAGAAACATCGTTTTAATATAATTGACACACCTGGTCATGTTGACTTCACAGCAGAGGTTGAGAGATCATTAAAAGTTTTAGATGGCGGTGTTGTTGTTTTTGACGGAGTTGCTGGTGTTGAGTCACAGTCAGAAACAGTGTGGCGACAGGCAGACAAATATAAAGTCCCAAGAATTTGTTTCATAAACAAACTTGATAGAACAGGAGCAAGTTTTGAGCGATCTTTCAAAACAATACTTGAACGCCTTACCACAAACGCGATAATGATGCAGATCCCTATTGGTGAAGAAGACGAACTTAAAGGGATAATAGATTTTCTTGAAATGAAGGCGTATTACTTTGACGGTGAGAGAGGTGAGAAAGTAAGAAAAGAAGAAGTGCCAAGTGAATACAAAGAACAAGCAGAGAAAAAACGAGCAGAACTTATTGAAGCAATTGCAGAGAGTGATGACAAACTTGCGGAGGAATACCTTGAAGGAAAAGAGATAACAGTTGATGTTGCAAAAAAAGCACTTCGTAAGGCAGTTATTGAAAACAAAATAGTCCCTGTTTTTGCCGGCTCTTCACTTAAAAACAAAGGGGTTCAATTGGTTCTTGATGCTGTTATTGATTATCTTCCTTCTCCTCTTGATATCCCTCCTGTCAAAGGGGTCAATCCAAAAGATGAAAGTGAGGTTACAAGAAAGGCATCTGATGATGAACCGTTCTCTGCCCTCGTGTTCAAACTGCAAGCAGATCCTTTTGTCGGACAGCTCGCCTTTTTCCGTGTTTATTCGGGGGTTCTTGACGCTGGCTCTTTTGTGTATAACTCATCGGCAGATAAAAAGGAAAGGATAGGAAGAATTGTCAGATTGCACGCCAATTCAAGAGAAGAGGTAAAGAGGGTGTATTCAGGTGAGATAGCCGCAGCGATAGGGCTAAAAGACTCAAAAACATCACACACTCTATGTGATGAGCAGAACCAGATTCGCCTTGAAACAATAACATTTCCCGAGCCAGTTGTTAATTTAAGAATTGAACCAAAGACAAAAGGGGATCAAGAAAAAATGGGAATGGCGTTGAAAAAACTTTCTGATGAAGACCCTACTTTTCGTGTTTCAAGTGACTCAGAAACATTAGACACAATAATTGCAGGTATGGGCGAACTTCACCTTGAAGTTTTGGTTGAGAGAATGAGAAGAGAGTTTAGTGTGGAGGCAACAACCGGTGCACCGCAGGTTGCGTATAGAGAAACAATAGTAGGAAATGCAGATGAGGAATACAAATACATCCGCCAGAGCGGTGGTCGCGGTCAATACGGTCATGTAAAAATAAAAATAAAACCGCTTGATAAAGAAGCGCAGAAAAATGAAGACGGCAAAAAAGCAAAGAACATACACAGAGAAGATGGTTTTGAATTTATAAACAGTATAAAAGGAGGTATCATCCCGCAAGAGTATATCCCTGCTGTAAGAAAAGGAATAAAAGAAGCCATGGATCGCGGTGTCCTTGCTGGCTACTCAATGAGAGATGTATCCGTTGAACTTTATGATGGATCGTTCCACGAAGTTGACTCATCAGAAATCGCATTCAAAATCGCGGCAAGTCATGCGTTTCAAGAAGGCGCAAAAAAAGCAAAACCTGTTTTGCTTGAGCCGATAATGAAACTTGAGGTTACAACTCCAGAAAAATTTATGGGAGACATAACAGGACACTTAAATTCAAGGAGAGGTCAGATGTTGGGAATGGAAGATGTCAGCAATCTGAAGATAATCCGCGCACTCGTGCCTTTGGCAGAGCTGTTTGGATACACAACCACCCTCCGTTCAATGACAGAAGGGCGAGCAACGCCAACTATGGAGTTTTCCTCATATGAGATAGTCCCAAACAATGTGGCAGAAGGCATCGTATCCCAGAGAAAACCCTCTGCTTGA
- the tuf gene encoding elongation factor Tu: MAEKFQRDKPHINVGTIGHVDHGKTTLTAAILKTLNAKGDGFSANVKDVGQIDSAPEEKQRGITIALSHSEYSTPQRHYAHVDAPGHADYIKNMITGAAQMDGAIIVIAASDGPMPQTREHILLAKQVGVPKILVFINKCDAVDDQSLIDLVEEETRELLEKYGFDKDAPIIRGSALKALEAPDASDEWSQKIVELITKMDEYIPVPNRETDKPFLMPIEDIFSIEGRGTVVTGKIERGVVKVGDEVEIVGIKDTTKTTVTGIEMFNKSLDDGQAGDNAGVLIRGMKKEDVHRGQVLAKPSSVTPHTEFDAEVYVLSKEEGGRHTPFFSGYKPQFYMRTTDVTGEIKLADGVEMIMPGDTATFNIKLVSPVALEEKQRFAIREGGKTVGAGVVTKIIS; the protein is encoded by the coding sequence ATGGCAGAAAAATTCCAAAGAGATAAACCTCATATAAATGTGGGAACAATCGGTCATGTCGACCACGGAAAAACAACATTGACTGCTGCAATCCTCAAAACGCTTAACGCGAAAGGAGATGGCTTTTCAGCTAATGTAAAAGATGTGGGACAAATCGACTCTGCACCAGAAGAAAAACAGCGTGGAATAACCATCGCACTTTCTCACAGTGAGTACTCAACCCCACAAAGACACTATGCCCATGTTGATGCGCCAGGTCACGCTGACTACATCAAAAACATGATTACAGGTGCCGCACAAATGGATGGAGCAATAATAGTAATTGCCGCATCTGATGGTCCGATGCCACAAACGAGAGAGCACATTCTTCTTGCAAAGCAAGTTGGTGTTCCAAAGATTTTGGTATTCATAAACAAGTGTGATGCAGTTGACGATCAAAGCCTGATTGACCTTGTTGAAGAAGAAACAAGAGAACTTCTTGAGAAATACGGATTTGACAAAGACGCACCGATAATAAGAGGATCTGCGCTAAAAGCGCTTGAAGCACCAGACGCAAGTGACGAGTGGAGTCAAAAAATAGTTGAACTTATTACAAAGATGGACGAATACATCCCAGTCCCTAACCGTGAGACAGACAAGCCGTTCTTGATGCCTATTGAGGACATATTCTCAATTGAAGGTCGCGGAACAGTAGTTACTGGAAAGATTGAAAGAGGAGTGGTTAAAGTAGGAGATGAGGTTGAGATAGTGGGTATAAAAGACACCACAAAAACGACCGTTACAGGTATTGAAATGTTTAACAAATCTCTTGATGACGGGCAGGCAGGCGACAACGCAGGAGTCCTTATCCGTGGTATGAAAAAAGAAGATGTTCATCGCGGACAGGTTCTTGCAAAGCCAAGCAGCGTAACTCCACACACAGAGTTTGACGCTGAAGTATATGTCCTATCAAAAGAAGAAGGAGGACGACACACGCCTTTCTTTTCTGGTTACAAGCCTCAGTTCTACATGAGAACAACAGATGTTACAGGTGAGATAAAACTTGCTGATGGCGTTGAAATGATAATGCCAGGAGACACAGCAACATTCAACATAAAGTTGGTATCTCCAGTTGCGCTTGAAGAAAAGCAGCGTTTTGCAATCCGTGAAGGAGGTAAAACTGTTGGAGCAGGTGTTGTTACAAAAATAATCTCCTAA
- the rpsJ gene encoding 30S ribosomal protein S10: MSMQKLRIRVQAYDSRVLDTSVKQVVDTGLRLGFKVVGPVPLPTTIKKYSVNRSTFIFKSSGEQFETRVHRRLIDILNPTQQVIEALTNIDLPTGVNVSVKLIANENSS, from the coding sequence ATGAGTATGCAAAAGCTTCGCATTCGCGTGCAAGCATACGACAGTCGTGTTCTTGATACATCAGTAAAACAGGTTGTAGACACCGGTCTGCGACTTGGTTTCAAGGTTGTTGGTCCTGTACCTTTGCCGACCACAATCAAAAAGTATTCTGTTAATAGATCTACCTTCATCTTCAAGTCATCGGGAGAGCAGTTTGAAACAAGAGTTCACAGAAGGTTAATTGACATATTGAACCCAACACAACAAGTTATAGAAGCATTAACAAACATTGACCTACCAACAGGTGTTAATGTAAGTGTTAAGCTCATAGCAAACGAAAACTCTTCATAG
- the rplC gene encoding 50S ribosomal protein L3, which produces MKFLLGKKEEMTQLFDDDGVVHPVTMLSLEPIIVTKIFDTESRGYSSVQVGYGNSPKKSSKESFKGLKEFRMDDTSGYKEGNEINTGETFKEGDMVRLSSVSKGKGFQGVVKRHGFHGGPRTHGQRKGERIGGAIGGGLQARVPKGKKMPGRMGGDRVTIKKAKIVKVEDGKIYIRGSVPGSRGTLVEIRGI; this is translated from the coding sequence ATGAAATTTCTTTTAGGAAAAAAAGAAGAAATGACGCAATTATTTGATGATGATGGTGTAGTTCATCCTGTAACCATGCTATCGCTTGAGCCGATAATCGTCACAAAAATATTTGACACGGAAAGCCGTGGTTATTCATCTGTTCAAGTGGGATATGGAAATTCTCCTAAAAAGTCATCAAAAGAAAGTTTCAAAGGTCTTAAAGAATTTCGTATGGATGATACCTCTGGATACAAAGAGGGCAACGAGATAAACACAGGTGAAACTTTCAAAGAAGGAGATATGGTCCGTCTGTCTTCTGTCTCAAAGGGTAAAGGTTTTCAAGGCGTTGTCAAAAGACACGGCTTTCACGGTGGTCCGAGAACACACGGTCAGAGAAAAGGAGAAAGAATAGGAGGAGCGATTGGGGGCGGTCTTCAAGCTCGTGTTCCAAAAGGCAAAAAAATGCCAGGAAGAATGGGAGGAGACAGAGTCACCATCAAGAAAGCAAAAATTGTAAAAGTAGAAGACGGAAAGATATACATAAGAGGTTCGGTTCCTGGCTCAAGGGGGACACTTGTTGAAATAAGAGGAATTTAA